A genome region from Macaca nemestrina isolate mMacNem1 chromosome 20, mMacNem.hap1, whole genome shotgun sequence includes the following:
- the LOC105495402 gene encoding protein FAM98C isoform X10, whose translation MEGVKAEAREGAAVAQDLLALGYGGVPGTASRGASCPDFRALCVRLAAELATLGALEQQREAGAEVLSAGDGPYAEEDFLRQLGRLLRELHCPDRALCGGDGAAALREPGAGLRLLRFLCSELQATRLLRLRSLLDPSPRPPLGEGVVEGAGMVQELGLTLQALGLPRPAPGTPASQLLQELHAKISELQPSLPPGSLQPLLSYSLDAPRWHWSLCPKASEISTAAAATSSSSALTSLHLLSTGVTGQRCPRRSHEGSADPNSRGSNPRIGHLHRTCPGCPSRPVSSHPSHQHGCPQRDLLCHQQVHLWNRHTESREGSAP comes from the exons ATGGAGGGGGTGAAGGCGGAAGCGCGGGAGGGGGCCGCGGTGGCCCAGGACCTACTGGCTCTGGG GTATGGGGGTGTCCCGGGGACGGCGTCGCGGGGCGCCTCATGTCCAGACTTCAGGGCGCTGTGCGTGCGGCTGGCGGCGGAGCTGGCGACGCTGGGCGCCCTCGAGCAGCAGCGAGAGGCGGGCGCCGAGGTGCTGAGCGCCGGCGACG GCCCCTACGCGGAGGAGGACTTTCTGCGGCAGCTTGGCCGCCTGCTGCGGGAGCTGCACTGCCCGGATCGCGCGCTCTGCGGCGGGGATGGCGCGGCTGCGCTTCGGGAACCGGGTGCCGGACTGCGCCTGCTGC GTTTTCTCTGCTCAGAGCTCCAAGCCACCCGCCTCCTGCGCCTGCGCTCTCTGCTGGATCCCAGTCCTAGGCCACCCCTTGGTGAAGGGGTGGTGGAGGGAGCTGGCATGGTCCAAGAACTGGGCCTTACCCTCCAAGCCCTGGGACTGCCCAGACCTGCACCAGGGACCCCCGCCAGCCAGCTGTTGCAAGAGTTGCATGCTAAG ATCTCAGAGCTGCAGCCTTCTCTGCCCCCAGGGTCCCTGCAGCCCCTCCTCAGCTACTCGCTAGATGCACCCAGATGG CATTGGAGTCTCTGTCCCAAAGCCTCAGAGATCAGTACCGCTGCCGCCGCTACCTCCTCCTCAAGCGCCTTGACCTCACTACATCTGCTTTCCACTGGAGTGACCGGGCAGAGGT GCCCAAGGAGAAGCCATGAGGGCAGTGCTGATCCCAATTCGAGAGGTTCTAACCCCAGAATCGGACATCTCCATCGCACATGTCCTGGCTGCCCGAGCCGACCTGTCTCGTCTCATCCCAGCCACCAGCATGGCTGTCCGCAGAGGGACCTGCTGTGCCATCAACAAG TCCACCTCTGGAACAGACACACTGAGAGCAGAGAGGGGTCCGCACCATGA
- the LOC105495402 gene encoding protein FAM98C isoform X11 produces the protein MEGVKAEAREGAAVAQDLLALGYGGVPGTASRGASCPDFRALCVRLAAELATLGALEQQREAGAEVLSAGDGPYAEEDFLRQLGRLLRELHCPDRALCGGDGAAALREPGAGLRLLRFLCSELQATRLLRLRSLLDPSPRPPLGEGVVEGAGMVQELGLTLQALGLPRPAPGTPASQLLQELHAKISELQPSLPPGSLQPLLSYSLDAPRWHWSLCPKASEISTAAAATSSSSALTSLHLLSTGVTGQRCPRRSHEGSADPNSRGSNPRIGHLHRTCPGCPSRPVSSHPSHQHGCPQRDLLCHQQGAYGQRSRPGGPPK, from the exons ATGGAGGGGGTGAAGGCGGAAGCGCGGGAGGGGGCCGCGGTGGCCCAGGACCTACTGGCTCTGGG GTATGGGGGTGTCCCGGGGACGGCGTCGCGGGGCGCCTCATGTCCAGACTTCAGGGCGCTGTGCGTGCGGCTGGCGGCGGAGCTGGCGACGCTGGGCGCCCTCGAGCAGCAGCGAGAGGCGGGCGCCGAGGTGCTGAGCGCCGGCGACG GCCCCTACGCGGAGGAGGACTTTCTGCGGCAGCTTGGCCGCCTGCTGCGGGAGCTGCACTGCCCGGATCGCGCGCTCTGCGGCGGGGATGGCGCGGCTGCGCTTCGGGAACCGGGTGCCGGACTGCGCCTGCTGC GTTTTCTCTGCTCAGAGCTCCAAGCCACCCGCCTCCTGCGCCTGCGCTCTCTGCTGGATCCCAGTCCTAGGCCACCCCTTGGTGAAGGGGTGGTGGAGGGAGCTGGCATGGTCCAAGAACTGGGCCTTACCCTCCAAGCCCTGGGACTGCCCAGACCTGCACCAGGGACCCCCGCCAGCCAGCTGTTGCAAGAGTTGCATGCTAAG ATCTCAGAGCTGCAGCCTTCTCTGCCCCCAGGGTCCCTGCAGCCCCTCCTCAGCTACTCGCTAGATGCACCCAGATGG CATTGGAGTCTCTGTCCCAAAGCCTCAGAGATCAGTACCGCTGCCGCCGCTACCTCCTCCTCAAGCGCCTTGACCTCACTACATCTGCTTTCCACTGGAGTGACCGGGCAGAGGT GCCCAAGGAGAAGCCATGAGGGCAGTGCTGATCCCAATTCGAGAGGTTCTAACCCCAGAATCGGACATCTCCATCGCACATGTCCTGGCTGCCCGAGCCGACCTGTCTCGTCTCATCCCAGCCACCAGCATGGCTGTCCGCAGAGGGACCTGCTGTGCCATCAACAAG GTGCTTATGGGCAACGTTCCAGACCGGGGGGGCCGCCCAAATGA
- the LOC105495402 gene encoding protein FAM98C isoform X8 translates to MEGVKAEAREGAAVAQDLLALGYGGVPGTASRGASCPDFRALCVRLAAELATLGALEQQREAGAEVLSAGDGPYAEEDFLRQLGRLLRELHCPDRALCGGDGAAALREPGAGLRLLRFLCSELQATRLLRLRSLLDPSPRPPLGEGVVEGAGMVQELGLTLQALGLPRPAPGTPASQLLQELHAKISELQPSLPPGSLQPLLSYSLDAPRWEALESLSQSLRDQYRCRRYLLLKRLDLTTSAFHWSDRAEAQGEAMRAVLIPIREVLTPESDISIAHVLAARADLSRLIPATSMAVRRGTCCAINKPSREQGSWTSAMAHACNPSTLGGQGGWIT, encoded by the exons ATGGAGGGGGTGAAGGCGGAAGCGCGGGAGGGGGCCGCGGTGGCCCAGGACCTACTGGCTCTGGG GTATGGGGGTGTCCCGGGGACGGCGTCGCGGGGCGCCTCATGTCCAGACTTCAGGGCGCTGTGCGTGCGGCTGGCGGCGGAGCTGGCGACGCTGGGCGCCCTCGAGCAGCAGCGAGAGGCGGGCGCCGAGGTGCTGAGCGCCGGCGACG GCCCCTACGCGGAGGAGGACTTTCTGCGGCAGCTTGGCCGCCTGCTGCGGGAGCTGCACTGCCCGGATCGCGCGCTCTGCGGCGGGGATGGCGCGGCTGCGCTTCGGGAACCGGGTGCCGGACTGCGCCTGCTGC GTTTTCTCTGCTCAGAGCTCCAAGCCACCCGCCTCCTGCGCCTGCGCTCTCTGCTGGATCCCAGTCCTAGGCCACCCCTTGGTGAAGGGGTGGTGGAGGGAGCTGGCATGGTCCAAGAACTGGGCCTTACCCTCCAAGCCCTGGGACTGCCCAGACCTGCACCAGGGACCCCCGCCAGCCAGCTGTTGCAAGAGTTGCATGCTAAG ATCTCAGAGCTGCAGCCTTCTCTGCCCCCAGGGTCCCTGCAGCCCCTCCTCAGCTACTCGCTAGATGCACCCAGATGG GAAGCATTGGAGTCTCTGTCCCAAAGCCTCAGAGATCAGTACCGCTGCCGCCGCTACCTCCTCCTCAAGCGCCTTGACCTCACTACATCTGCTTTCCACTGGAGTGACCGGGCAGAG GCCCAAGGAGAAGCCATGAGGGCAGTGCTGATCCCAATTCGAGAGGTTCTAACCCCAGAATCGGACATCTCCATCGCACATGTCCTGGCTGCCCGAGCCGACCTGTCTCGTCTCATCCCAGCCACCAGCATGGCTGTCCGCAGAGGGACCTGCTGTGCCATCAACAAG CCCTCAAGAGAGCAAGGCTCCTGGAccagtgcgatggctcacgcctgtaatcccagcactttgggaggccaaggtgggtggatcacttga